A region from the Candidatus Marsarchaeota archaeon genome encodes:
- the metG gene encoding methionine--tRNA ligase codes for MTDKKRIIVTSALPYSEAMPHLGNLVGSMLPADIFYKYTKLAGYDSIYICGSDQHGTPIELRAIKLGKSPEELSDSVHNAIKMALEAFECTFTYYGKTNSESNKETVYELFEALNRNGYILAQESVMPFCRIDKRFLTDRLIEGTCPYCGFESARGDQCDNCGRLLTPQELIEPHCTLCHGKEIEFRKTKNLAIDLKKLQPDIEGFVKSRAKNNWSKNAVNKTLSYLEQGLQPREITRDMKWGFPVPLKGFEDKVFYVWFDAVIGYIGITREWSEDWKGYWKDPDTRLVQFMGKDNIEFHTMMWPAILIGSDSGYVLPSTIIAYEYLNSHGLKFSKSRGIGSLNIENAPRILEPDYWRFALSYLLPETADTEFTIAGFVEIINKVMNDKIGNFVHRVLTISKSNRPLLGESMEISKEHIATVQPIVESYIANFESFKIREALKDVIRLAEAGNEIMSNRQPWALAKAASGSAKAKGEFAEIIGSLAWIVHAVGIMLWPFAPAASTTILSYFSASQAKLSSIWHPVKLGSLEGLNPVFNKVTDEQLRELEKFESD; via the coding sequence TTGACGGACAAAAAAAGGATAATAGTGACATCTGCATTGCCTTATTCAGAGGCAATGCCGCATCTTGGCAACCTTGTGGGCTCAATGCTGCCTGCTGATATATTCTACAAATACACCAAATTAGCAGGCTATGACTCTATATATATCTGCGGCTCGGACCAGCACGGCACCCCAATAGAGCTCAGGGCAATAAAGCTCGGAAAATCCCCAGAAGAGCTTTCCGACAGCGTGCACAACGCCATAAAGATGGCATTGGAGGCATTTGAATGCACCTTCACATACTACGGCAAGACCAATTCAGAGAGCAACAAGGAGACCGTATACGAGCTCTTCGAAGCGCTTAATCGCAACGGCTACATACTTGCCCAGGAATCGGTCATGCCCTTCTGCAGGATCGACAAGCGCTTCCTTACCGACAGGCTCATAGAAGGCACATGCCCTTACTGCGGATTCGAAAGCGCCCGCGGCGATCAATGCGACAACTGCGGAAGGCTGCTGACGCCTCAAGAGCTCATAGAGCCCCATTGCACGCTGTGCCATGGAAAAGAAATAGAATTCCGCAAAACGAAAAACCTCGCAATAGACCTTAAAAAGCTGCAGCCAGATATTGAGGGATTTGTAAAAAGCCGCGCAAAGAACAACTGGTCCAAAAACGCTGTAAACAAGACGCTAAGCTACTTGGAGCAGGGCCTTCAGCCCAGGGAGATAACAAGGGACATGAAATGGGGCTTCCCTGTGCCCCTGAAAGGGTTCGAAGACAAGGTTTTTTACGTGTGGTTCGATGCGGTCATAGGCTATATAGGCATAACCAGGGAATGGTCAGAGGACTGGAAAGGGTATTGGAAGGACCCAGACACGAGGCTTGTGCAATTCATGGGAAAGGACAACATAGAGTTCCATACGATGATGTGGCCTGCCATACTCATTGGCTCCGACAGCGGCTATGTGCTTCCAAGCACGATAATAGCGTATGAGTACCTCAATTCCCACGGCCTCAAGTTTTCCAAAAGCAGAGGCATAGGCAGCCTGAACATCGAAAATGCCCCAAGGATATTGGAGCCTGACTACTGGAGGTTTGCCCTATCGTACCTGTTGCCTGAAACTGCAGACACCGAATTCACAATCGCAGGCTTCGTGGAGATAATAAATAAGGTGATGAACGACAAGATAGGGAACTTCGTGCACAGGGTTCTCACGATATCAAAGTCCAACAGGCCCTTGCTTGGCGAGAGCATGGAAATAAGCAAGGAGCACATTGCTACAGTGCAGCCTATCGTTGAAAGCTATATTGCCAACTTTGAAAGCTTCAAGATACGCGAGGCCCTGAAGGATGTAATAAGGCTTGCCGAAGCCGGCAACGAAATAATGTCAAATAGGCAGCCTTGGGCCCTTGCCAAAGCCGCGTCAGGCAGTGCAAAAGCGAAAGGCGAGTTCGCAGAAATAATAGGGTCGCTTGCATGGATCGTGCATGCTGTCGGCATAATGCTGTGGCCGTTCGCCCCTGCAGCAAGCACAACCATATTGTCGTATTTCTCAGCGAGCCAGGCAAAGCTCAGCTCAATCTGGCATCCTGTGAAACTGGGCAGCCTTGAAGGCCTGAACCCAGTTTTCAATAAGGTCACTGACGAGCAGCTGCGCGAGCTTGAAAAGTTCGAATCGGATTAA
- a CDS encoding minichromosome maintenance protein MCM, with the protein MEDAIIEAIKSRFDEFLERYYREGINEIMLYFPERRSLKVDIGDLAKFDPDLASELVNNPDVVTRAANESLRYKLGDLDLGNYEVHVRFFGLQINNPLVQDVGSSYISKLVSLDSLIVKRSEISPKVRIGVYECTYCGTKYTLQVGKDPVPDICPQCKRRGIKPVPEESQFINMQRIAVQDPLEKLRGNTPTWQLEVWLQDDLVNTVIPGDRIELVGVLRIRPRKNAKGKVESDLYTMFLEAVSIVPKQKEFADLAISDEEVREILELSKDPQIFDKIAKSIAPSIYGFEEIKRAVALQLFGGTSGKTLVDGGIIRSDMHIMLIGDPGSAKTRILQAVSNLVPKGIYVSGKSVTGGGLTAVAERDDFSEGGWTLKAGAMVLGSGGVVAIDEFDKISPEDKASLHEALESQTISVAKAGIIATFSARAAVLAAANPKFGRFDQHRYPAEQFDIPPTLLSRFDLIFPITDVMDEELDKNIAKHILVQHEAAGAKLADIKEFEQVEAPPIDNELLRKYIAYARKYVSPRLSGEAANRIMEYYIDLRKTGMKQGAVPITPRQIEGLVRMSEASAKSRLAEVVGVADADLAIDLSKFMLKSLAVDTGGRIDIDTILTGMPREKVDKINTMLNIIKKLSEEGDESVKTQQVIEEAEAAGIDSATASKYISELERAGDIYRPRQGVIKLVHHEAE; encoded by the coding sequence TTGGAAGATGCAATTATCGAAGCAATAAAATCGCGCTTTGACGAATTCCTTGAGCGCTACTACAGGGAAGGCATAAATGAGATAATGCTGTATTTTCCGGAGAGGCGCAGCCTTAAGGTTGACATAGGGGACCTTGCAAAATTCGACCCTGACCTTGCAAGCGAGCTCGTAAACAATCCAGATGTTGTCACAAGGGCCGCTAACGAGTCCCTAAGGTATAAGCTAGGCGACCTGGACCTGGGCAACTATGAAGTCCACGTGCGCTTTTTCGGGCTGCAGATAAACAACCCGCTAGTGCAGGACGTCGGCTCCTCCTACATATCCAAGCTCGTTTCGCTTGACAGCCTTATAGTGAAAAGGTCTGAGATAAGCCCCAAGGTAAGGATAGGCGTGTACGAATGCACGTATTGTGGCACAAAGTACACGCTGCAGGTTGGGAAGGACCCTGTGCCTGACATATGCCCGCAGTGCAAAAGGCGGGGCATCAAGCCAGTGCCTGAGGAATCGCAATTCATTAACATGCAGAGGATTGCAGTGCAGGATCCGCTGGAAAAGCTGCGCGGCAATACCCCCACATGGCAGCTCGAGGTTTGGCTCCAGGACGATTTGGTCAACACCGTGATACCTGGAGACAGGATAGAGCTTGTCGGAGTGCTGCGCATACGCCCTAGGAAAAACGCCAAGGGCAAGGTCGAATCTGATTTGTATACCATGTTCCTTGAGGCAGTGTCGATAGTTCCAAAGCAGAAGGAGTTCGCCGACCTGGCCATAAGCGATGAAGAGGTAAGGGAGATATTGGAGCTTTCCAAGGACCCTCAGATATTTGACAAGATAGCCAAGTCCATAGCTCCATCGATATACGGCTTTGAAGAGATAAAAAGGGCTGTCGCGTTGCAGCTGTTTGGCGGCACTTCAGGAAAGACATTGGTAGACGGCGGCATCATAAGGAGCGATATGCACATCATGCTCATAGGCGATCCTGGAAGCGCCAAGACAAGGATACTGCAAGCGGTGTCGAACCTCGTGCCGAAAGGCATATACGTGAGCGGCAAGTCAGTTACCGGCGGCGGCCTTACTGCGGTCGCTGAAAGGGACGACTTCTCGGAAGGTGGATGGACGCTGAAGGCAGGGGCCATGGTGCTTGGAAGCGGCGGCGTAGTGGCTATCGATGAATTCGACAAGATAAGCCCAGAGGACAAGGCTTCTTTGCACGAAGCGCTGGAATCGCAGACAATAAGCGTGGCCAAGGCAGGCATAATAGCAACGTTCAGCGCAAGGGCAGCAGTGCTTGCAGCTGCAAACCCAAAATTCGGAAGGTTTGACCAGCACAGGTATCCGGCCGAGCAGTTCGACATACCGCCAACCTTGCTTTCGAGATTCGACCTGATATTCCCGATAACAGACGTGATGGACGAAGAGCTCGACAAGAACATTGCAAAGCACATACTGGTGCAGCATGAGGCTGCAGGCGCTAAGCTTGCCGACATAAAGGAGTTCGAGCAGGTTGAGGCTCCGCCAATAGACAACGAGCTTCTGCGCAAGTACATTGCTTATGCAAGAAAATACGTCTCGCCAAGGCTTAGCGGCGAGGCCGCCAACCGGATAATGGAGTATTATATAGACTTGAGAAAGACCGGCATGAAGCAGGGCGCGGTTCCGATAACGCCCAGGCAGATAGAAGGGCTTGTGAGGATGAGCGAGGCAAGCGCCAAGTCGAGGCTTGCAGAAGTCGTCGGCGTTGCGGATGCAGACCTGGCAATAGACCTGAGCAAGTTCATGCTTAAGTCCTTGGCTGTCGATACCGGCGGACGCATAGACATAGACACCATATTAACAGGCATGCCGAGGGAGAAGGTTGACAAGATCAACACAATGCTAAATATAATAAAGAAGCTTAGCGAAGAGGGCGACGAGAGCGTAAAGACGCAGCAGGTTATAGAGGAAGCAGAGGCTGCTGGCATAGACTCTGCAACAGCAAGCAAGTACATATCCGAGCTTGAGAGGGCCGGCGACATCTACAGGCCGAGGCAGGGTGTCATAAAGCTGGTGCACCACGAAGCGGAGTAG
- a CDS encoding SMC family ATPase — translation MITHIRLTNWKTHKDTSIDFQSGTNVIVGMMGAGKSSMMDAIAFALFGTFPALEHKRYKLEDIIMSRPEVKHSASVELTMKIGEDVYRITRTINKSKKADAKIEKNGKYLQTQPERVNEEIESILKIDYDVFSRAVYSEQNRLDYFLELRKGERKKQIDNMLGLDRFAAAEENATSLANYLKTLLKEDERLVESSNLPELEKSKAELMKELEASAAKKSEYEKAAAAAKKDLASLKLQYEELKAENERKKSISEDIARIESRIKTLGDQLAKIEKPQGKKEELKAIEDGLAAELEKSTARIEEMQKKEKELIKNRSYAESALGRSQEMVGEAKRIAAELGDETMGSIKGSIDRANEELKKAISALESSKSALVEIRKVTDELEEHSDKCPVCEQVITPELRERLLKERRELMASKSRSIAGAEELIRNREQEISALNKRMERFVKLTAKMEQYKNAEEESKKLSKELERYAAEYTAVEKALAELKAGSDKISKAFEEAKRKSEALDKISSIESEIAASESALKTRRADLGSIKVDMKQIESVTEALSAKNSEFAKFSAELKAEEELSGKIRKQLEENKSAIERVKAVMERAGQHRRHISNISKFKDALADTETRLRSSLVSTINSMLDELWPGLYPYGDYTGIMLNTYNDDYSLEAGMGIEGNTVWLPVDAVASGGERSIACLALRIAMSMVIAPNLKWLILDEPTHNLDVNGISKMVDVFGNFLPNYVDQIFIITHDDTLKQISGAKVYEFTRDKAVAGPTNANDG, via the coding sequence ATGATAACGCATATAAGGCTCACCAACTGGAAAACGCATAAAGACACCAGCATAGACTTTCAGAGCGGCACGAATGTAATTGTTGGAATGATGGGCGCAGGGAAAAGCTCAATGATGGATGCCATAGCCTTTGCCCTGTTTGGGACTTTTCCTGCATTGGAGCACAAAAGGTACAAGTTGGAAGACATAATAATGAGCAGGCCAGAGGTAAAGCACTCAGCAAGCGTAGAGCTTACGATGAAGATTGGCGAGGATGTATACAGGATAACAAGGACAATAAACAAGAGCAAAAAGGCTGACGCCAAAATAGAAAAGAACGGGAAGTACCTGCAGACGCAGCCTGAGCGCGTCAACGAAGAGATAGAATCGATATTAAAGATAGATTACGATGTGTTCTCCAGGGCAGTATATTCTGAGCAGAACAGGCTGGACTATTTTTTGGAGCTTAGGAAAGGCGAACGCAAAAAGCAGATTGACAACATGCTTGGGCTTGACAGGTTTGCTGCTGCGGAAGAGAATGCAACTTCGCTGGCCAACTACCTGAAGACCCTGCTGAAGGAGGATGAACGCTTAGTTGAAAGCTCAAACCTGCCGGAACTTGAAAAGAGCAAAGCTGAACTGATGAAGGAGCTTGAAGCAAGCGCTGCGAAAAAATCAGAGTATGAAAAGGCCGCGGCTGCAGCAAAGAAGGATCTTGCATCGTTAAAGTTGCAGTACGAAGAACTGAAGGCTGAGAACGAGCGCAAGAAGAGCATTTCGGAAGACATAGCAAGAATTGAAAGCAGGATAAAGACCCTTGGCGACCAGCTTGCAAAGATTGAGAAGCCGCAAGGCAAAAAGGAGGAGCTGAAAGCAATAGAAGACGGGCTGGCAGCCGAGCTTGAGAAGAGCACGGCAAGGATTGAAGAAATGCAGAAAAAGGAGAAAGAACTGATAAAAAATAGGTCTTATGCAGAATCCGCATTAGGCAGGAGCCAGGAGATGGTTGGCGAAGCAAAAAGGATAGCTGCCGAGCTTGGGGACGAAACAATGGGCTCTATAAAAGGCAGCATCGACAGGGCAAACGAAGAGCTGAAGAAAGCGATATCCGCATTGGAAAGCAGCAAAAGCGCCCTAGTGGAGATAAGGAAAGTGACAGACGAGCTTGAAGAGCACAGCGACAAATGCCCGGTTTGCGAGCAAGTCATAACGCCTGAGCTTCGCGAAAGGCTTTTGAAAGAGCGCAGGGAACTGATGGCTTCCAAATCAAGGAGCATAGCTGGCGCAGAGGAGCTCATCCGCAACAGGGAGCAGGAGATATCCGCATTGAACAAAAGGATGGAGAGGTTCGTGAAGCTTACGGCAAAGATGGAGCAGTACAAGAATGCCGAAGAGGAGAGCAAAAAACTCTCAAAAGAGCTTGAGAGATATGCAGCTGAGTACACAGCAGTTGAAAAGGCGCTTGCAGAATTAAAAGCTGGCAGCGATAAGATATCTAAGGCATTTGAAGAGGCGAAGAGAAAGTCAGAAGCGTTGGACAAGATTTCATCGATCGAATCCGAGATAGCCGCATCAGAATCGGCTCTGAAGACGAGGAGGGCGGATCTCGGATCCATAAAAGTCGATATGAAGCAGATAGAAAGCGTTACAGAGGCGCTGAGCGCAAAGAACTCAGAGTTCGCAAAATTCTCCGCTGAGCTTAAGGCCGAGGAAGAATTGTCCGGCAAGATAAGAAAGCAGCTGGAAGAGAACAAGAGCGCCATAGAAAGGGTAAAAGCCGTAATGGAAAGGGCAGGGCAGCACAGAAGGCACATCTCCAATATTTCTAAGTTTAAGGATGCGCTGGCAGACACGGAGACCAGGCTCAGGTCGAGCTTAGTATCTACAATAAACAGCATGCTTGACGAGCTCTGGCCAGGGCTTTACCCGTACGGCGATTACACCGGAATAATGCTCAATACGTACAACGATGACTATTCCCTCGAGGCTGGCATGGGCATAGAAGGCAACACGGTATGGCTGCCAGTAGATGCAGTAGCCAGCGGCGGAGAGCGCAGCATAGCATGCCTCGCATTGAGGATAGCAATGTCAATGGTCATAGCACCGAACCTGAAATGGCTCATACTGGACGAGCCTACGCACAACCTAGATGTGAACGGCATATCAAAGATGGTCGATGTCTTCGGCAATTTTCTGCCGAATTACGTGGACCAGATTTTCATAATAACGCATGATGACACGCTCAAGCAGATAAGCGGGGCGAAGGTATACGAATTTACAAGGGACAAGGCAGTTGCTGGGCCCACTAATGCTAATGATGGTTGA
- a CDS encoding NADP-dependent isocitrate dehydrogenase — translation MEEKNSEMINFENEKWQVPDKPTIPFAKGDGIGPEISEAAVGVINEAVKKAYNGSRSINWLEVDAGEEAEKKSGSRLPEATVETIKKYRILFKGPLTTPVGSGFRSLNVTIRMMLDLYANIRPVKYIKGLDSPLKYPQNVDMVVFRENTDDIYTGIEWPYNSTEAEKVREFMKSTMNVSIDSDAGIGIKPIGKSKTQRITRMAIRYAIEHKRKSITVMHKGNIMKYTEGAFKDWAYEVATKEFSDKIVTEDELASKYGGKMPEGKILFNDRIADNMLQQIITKPEMYDVILAPNLNGDYVSDACGALIGDIGVLGSANVGSNGGMFEAAHGSAPKYAGKNVANPMGMLKAGQLMLNFMGWDEAASEIEKAIAKAMDDRKVTQDIARFMSVDPIGTKEFGEYLMKCIQESA, via the coding sequence ATGGAAGAGAAAAACAGCGAAATGATAAATTTTGAGAATGAGAAATGGCAGGTTCCTGACAAACCCACCATACCTTTCGCAAAGGGCGATGGCATAGGGCCTGAGATATCCGAAGCTGCGGTTGGAGTGATAAACGAGGCAGTGAAGAAGGCTTACAACGGCTCCAGGAGCATAAACTGGCTTGAGGTTGATGCAGGCGAGGAAGCAGAGAAGAAATCAGGAAGCAGGCTGCCTGAAGCGACTGTAGAGACAATAAAAAAGTATAGGATATTGTTCAAGGGCCCGCTGACGACGCCAGTTGGATCCGGTTTCCGTTCGCTGAACGTAACAATAAGGATGATGCTGGACCTTTACGCCAACATAAGGCCGGTCAAATACATAAAAGGGCTTGACAGCCCGCTGAAATACCCGCAAAATGTCGACATGGTTGTCTTCAGGGAAAACACCGACGACATTTATACAGGCATAGAGTGGCCCTACAATAGCACCGAGGCGGAGAAGGTGAGAGAGTTCATGAAAAGCACGATGAACGTGAGCATAGATTCTGATGCAGGCATTGGCATAAAGCCGATTGGCAAATCCAAGACGCAGAGGATAACAAGGATGGCGATAAGGTACGCGATAGAACACAAAAGGAAATCCATCACTGTGATGCATAAGGGCAACATAATGAAGTACACGGAAGGCGCATTCAAGGACTGGGCATACGAAGTCGCTACAAAGGAGTTCAGCGACAAAATAGTGACAGAGGATGAGTTGGCATCAAAGTACGGAGGCAAAATGCCCGAAGGCAAAATATTGTTCAATGACAGGATAGCGGACAACATGCTGCAGCAGATAATAACAAAGCCAGAGATGTACGACGTGATATTGGCGCCCAACCTGAACGGCGATTACGTTTCTGATGCGTGCGGCGCATTGATAGGCGATATAGGCGTGCTTGGAAGCGCAAATGTAGGATCAAATGGCGGGATGTTCGAGGCAGCGCATGGAAGCGCACCCAAATATGCCGGGAAGAACGTGGCAAACCCAATGGGCATGCTGAAGGCCGGGCAGCTCATGCTGAATTTCATGGGCTGGGACGAGGCGGCTTCGGAAATAGAAAAGGCGATTGCCAAGGCGATGGATGACAGGAAAGTGACGCAGGATATAGCAAGGTTCATGAGCGTAGACCCAATAGGCACTAAGGAATTTGGCGAATACCTTATGAAATGCATACAGGAGAGCGCTTAG
- a CDS encoding zinc finger domain-containing protein: MPGKVCVSCGRLTHEYTEFKCPNCGESNIVRCMHCREITNIYRCEKCGFEGP; the protein is encoded by the coding sequence TTGCCAGGAAAGGTATGTGTTTCATGCGGTAGGCTCACTCACGAGTATACCGAATTCAAATGCCCGAATTGCGGGGAAAGCAACATAGTGCGCTGCATGCACTGCAGAGAGATAACAAACATATACAGGTGCGAGAAGTGCGGATTTGAGGGACCATAA
- a CDS encoding ATP-dependent DNA helicase encodes MDYLFRFEKPRQYQKEMVEDIYDALERRTDILVNAPTGIGKTDASISAALTFALKNDLDVFFLTPKISQHKIAVEALSGIKAKSGMGFNFVDIVGKQNMCINDSVNMIESDAFYGACESLVKSGKCGFFSAAKNFEPSALDYGHMEKGHNSFFDFAFKHGVCAYEIAAKLARNSRVVIAGYAHLLNPYNKGTFLKKIGHTLDNSIVIWDEAHNLMNAASSYFSSAITSVGIERAMKELGQIGSSIDLDYLKFELGRLAEKKLSGSTMESFVSLDEFPEEITANAEKLIDQLDKAALEYIQSKNAKRSAIVHVSRFLKSFMDADASTARIISKKSGRPALLVSCLYPERAITVFQEAYANVFMSATLQPMAMYADLFGLKNSVAKSYRSPFPKGNVNAYIDDEFTTKFSYRSAEQYKRIAQRIQSIKQVTPGNLAVFFPSFSVLDGVARHISFSRKYTQRSSMKSIATENLIKSFIDDGNGLLLAVMGGSLSEGVDYPNNAIKGIAIVGIPLAVPDLELRAQIAYLDKKFSGKGQDYAYIIPALIRTIQASGRAIRSESDRATIVLMDRRYSWRIYRSVVSNSISIKETGDYINDMRLFWSGRHIDAFSLGNELALKH; translated from the coding sequence ATGGACTACTTGTTCAGGTTTGAAAAGCCAAGGCAGTACCAAAAAGAAATGGTAGAGGACATATACGATGCCCTTGAGCGCCGCACCGACATACTGGTCAATGCGCCCACCGGCATAGGCAAGACAGACGCTTCCATAAGCGCTGCCCTCACATTCGCATTGAAGAACGATTTGGACGTTTTCTTCCTGACGCCAAAGATATCGCAGCACAAAATAGCAGTGGAAGCCCTTTCAGGCATAAAAGCCAAATCCGGAATGGGCTTCAACTTTGTAGACATAGTTGGAAAGCAGAACATGTGCATAAACGATTCGGTCAACATGATAGAGAGCGATGCGTTCTACGGCGCATGCGAGAGCTTGGTAAAATCCGGAAAGTGCGGATTCTTCTCCGCGGCAAAGAACTTCGAGCCTTCGGCATTGGACTACGGGCACATGGAAAAGGGCCACAACTCGTTTTTTGACTTTGCATTCAAGCATGGTGTGTGCGCTTATGAAATCGCAGCAAAGCTCGCCAGGAACTCCAGGGTTGTCATTGCGGGGTATGCGCACCTCCTCAACCCCTACAACAAGGGCACCTTCCTGAAGAAAATAGGCCATACGCTAGACAATTCAATAGTCATATGGGATGAGGCGCATAACCTAATGAACGCAGCGAGCTCGTATTTCAGCAGCGCAATAACATCGGTTGGGATAGAGCGCGCAATGAAGGAACTTGGCCAGATAGGCAGCAGCATAGACCTAGATTACCTGAAATTCGAGCTAGGCAGGCTAGCTGAGAAAAAACTTTCAGGCAGCACTATGGAATCATTTGTCTCATTAGATGAATTTCCGGAAGAGATAACTGCAAACGCCGAAAAGCTAATCGATCAGCTTGACAAGGCGGCGCTGGAATACATCCAGTCAAAGAATGCCAAGCGCAGCGCCATAGTCCACGTATCGCGCTTCCTTAAAAGCTTCATGGATGCAGACGCATCAACCGCAAGGATCATATCCAAAAAGTCTGGAAGGCCAGCGCTGCTGGTGAGCTGCCTTTACCCGGAGCGTGCCATCACAGTTTTCCAGGAAGCATACGCAAACGTGTTCATGAGCGCAACGCTGCAGCCAATGGCAATGTATGCAGATCTTTTTGGCCTCAAGAATTCTGTGGCAAAGAGCTATCGGTCCCCATTTCCCAAGGGCAACGTGAACGCATACATAGATGATGAATTCACTACAAAGTTCTCATACCGTTCAGCTGAGCAGTACAAGCGCATTGCACAGCGCATCCAGTCAATAAAGCAGGTTACTCCAGGAAACCTGGCTGTATTCTTTCCGAGCTTTTCCGTGCTGGACGGGGTTGCGCGGCACATAAGCTTCAGCAGGAAATACACGCAGCGCAGCTCAATGAAGAGCATAGCAACGGAGAACCTGATAAAAAGCTTCATAGACGATGGCAACGGCCTGCTGCTTGCAGTGATGGGCGGCAGCCTGAGCGAGGGCGTAGACTACCCAAACAACGCAATAAAGGGCATAGCCATTGTAGGTATACCGCTGGCGGTTCCGGACCTGGAGCTCAGGGCGCAGATCGCATACCTGGATAAGAAATTCAGCGGCAAAGGGCAGGACTATGCGTACATAATACCTGCTTTGATAAGGACCATACAGGCCTCAGGAAGGGCCATAAGGAGCGAAAGCGACAGGGCTACGATAGTGCTGATGGACAGGAGGTATTCATGGCGCATTTACAGGTCTGTGGTCTCAAACAGCATAAGCATAAAGGAGACTGGTGACTACATAAACGACATGCGACTTTTCTGGAGCGGCAGGCACATTGACGCATTTAGCCTAGGGAACGAGCTTGCACTCAAGCATTGA
- a CDS encoding 30S ribosomal protein S8e: protein MSQSSRQIHGPSSTKSSGNGKKKISAKDKRRSYIGNYFSSTKLAEKDLKDRIRRRGGTVAARLKHAATASILTKDGYKKAVIRGVLESKDNRNFARQNIITKGTIINTDIGKASVINRPGREGTVIAKLLE from the coding sequence ATGAGTCAATCTAGCAGACAGATACATGGCCCATCCTCGACAAAGAGTTCGGGAAACGGGAAAAAGAAGATAAGTGCAAAGGACAAAAGGAGGAGTTACATTGGCAATTATTTTAGCTCTACAAAGCTCGCGGAAAAGGATTTAAAAGACAGGATAAGAAGGAGGGGCGGCACAGTCGCGGCAAGGCTGAAGCATGCGGCAACTGCAAGCATTCTCACAAAAGACGGCTATAAAAAGGCAGTCATACGCGGAGTCCTGGAATCAAAGGACAACAGGAACTTTGCAAGGCAGAATATAATAACAAAAGGCACGATAATCAATACAGACATAGGCAAGGCTTCAGTCATAAATAGGCCAGGCCGTGAAGGTACAGTAATTGCAAAGCTTCTCGAGTGA
- a CDS encoding presenilin family intramembrane aspartyl protease — translation MERRVIENRQLFGILTMFMIVQFAGLALATLWFNGASFQQVQSTQVINTPVNALLLIAYIIFLAIGMLVLFRFYRGVKIYVIIEALVLFIASFYVFLVILAYITQSSLAAGIGAIILSVALIVSKNKWPKLKNVAAIIASIGVGAVLGFSFSFIAALIFMVLLAVYDFIAVFITKHMLTLANVVTENNLAFMVDMNEVEAVPRSSFTSKELREYESAIKTRKSRLSRHPAVEKAKNLGLVPVSANVALGTGDLAIPLMVAVAAFKVSLSFVLSFFVVFGAVIGLVITMFILRRYKRALPAIPPLLLGVAIGLGLYYVFYMLL, via the coding sequence TTGGAGCGCAGGGTCATAGAGAACAGGCAGCTTTTTGGCATCCTAACCATGTTCATGATCGTGCAGTTCGCAGGGCTAGCGCTCGCAACGCTATGGTTTAACGGCGCATCGTTCCAGCAGGTCCAGAGCACGCAGGTAATAAACACGCCGGTAAACGCGCTGCTGCTTATCGCGTATATAATATTTCTTGCAATTGGCATGCTGGTGCTGTTCAGGTTCTACAGGGGAGTGAAGATCTATGTAATAATAGAAGCGCTTGTTCTATTCATAGCCTCGTTCTACGTTTTCCTTGTAATACTGGCTTACATAACCCAGAGCTCGCTTGCCGCAGGCATTGGAGCGATAATACTTTCTGTAGCGCTGATAGTTTCGAAAAACAAGTGGCCTAAGCTGAAGAATGTAGCAGCGATAATCGCCAGCATAGGCGTAGGGGCGGTGCTTGGATTCAGCTTCAGCTTCATAGCGGCGCTTATATTCATGGTGCTGCTCGCGGTATACGACTTCATAGCGGTTTTCATAACAAAGCACATGCTGACGCTTGCCAATGTTGTCACTGAGAACAATCTCGCATTCATGGTAGACATGAACGAGGTTGAAGCAGTGCCAAGGTCCTCATTCACCAGCAAGGAGCTGAGGGAATACGAGTCTGCCATTAAGACCAGGAAAAGCAGGCTGAGCAGGCATCCGGCAGTCGAAAAGGCGAAGAACCTCGGCCTTGTGCCGGTTTCAGCCAATGTTGCGCTCGGGACAGGCGACCTTGCCATACCGCTCATGGTTGCAGTGGCAGCCTTCAAAGTTTCGCTCAGCTTTGTGCTCAGCTTTTTTGTAGTGTTCGGGGCAGTAATAGGGCTTGTGATCACGATGTTCATACTCAGGCGCTACAAGCGTGCGCTTCCTGCAATACCACCGCTGCTGCTTGGCGTTGCCATCGGGCTTGGCTTGTACTACGTTTTTTACATGCTGCTATGA